One genomic region from Rosa rugosa chromosome 1, drRosRugo1.1, whole genome shotgun sequence encodes:
- the LOC133731421 gene encoding probable AMP deaminase produces MQSYNKNKCEGKRVAETLMFDYHRQHGIGRFLAELTKQVFSDLSASKYQMAEHRISKYGKKQSEWDQMASWIVNNELYSENVVWLIQLPRLYNIYQEMGYIVHTVSLCDRFKMHPVAMKLEGSP; encoded by the exons atgCAATCAT ACAATAAAAACAAATGTGAGGGCAAGCGTGTTGCTGAGACCTTGATGTTTGACTATCATCGGCAACATGGGATAG GCCGTTTCCTTGCTGAGCTGACAAAGCAAGTGTTTTCTGATCTTTCTGCCAGTAAATATCAG ATGGCTGAGCACAGAATATCAAAATATGGCAAGAAGCAAAGTGAGTGGGACCAAATGGCTAGTTGGATAGTGAACAATGAATTGTACAGTGAGAATGTTGTATGGTTGATACAG CTGCCACGGCTGTACAATATATACCAGGAAATGGGATATATTGTACATACTGTATCATTATGTGATAGGTTCAAGATGCATCCAGTGGCCATGAAATTAGAAGGGAGTCCATAG